From the Oryza glaberrima chromosome 5, OglaRS2, whole genome shotgun sequence genome, one window contains:
- the LOC127774404 gene encoding uncharacterized protein LOC127774404: MENMQYAEELVKEFLVFRGFTSTLQSYESELSTEIGRNFQVDKILDLVFSVYIPKYQLDRLQGLFTFFKQCFTSPADAELFSALIKLELSVLRYYVVNALKSGRQDKVVEFFGANGNYLLQKREDWQAWFAMPYITSPSLDPQFRVYFSKEWSDTLILSFRNFLSGIFNGLRIPALLKISTEKNTIKCLKNDIKQLNNKLSELQALLEMKETEISQLRRNSTGVDLGNMNVPNTSAADSSLEGQDMPGVFEESSASRSAAQGFDSQSSSSVKSSTRDEKLHKSFQISNAENEQILVTEDDFPEVKVDFQETFLGHNSSISCCRFSASGSNVASSSVDGTVRIWTYDSSTPSSKNATIYCGSEVSALSWECRSDRLLLIGTANGGIKAWNADAKRVVCDLSTSKDFPSVLDLKCSPVEPVFVSAAASRRPGSTIFDRTGFASLTVWHMKTWKPLTVLPLGEDPPAITSVCFNHNGKILAASATDGMIHMFDMSAGLQITGWPAHDSPVSSVLFGPAETSIFSLGSDGKIFEWSLHNQGQILWSRDCSRFCSPESFSKRMHEISLDSDGKRLLVTSGLVRAPIYQVQGHESGLRTLAHSASITSVDWHPTLPMYITGSADNSVRVTSIV; the protein is encoded by the exons ATGGAGAACATGCAGTATGCTGAAGAACTAGTCAAGGAATTTCTTGTGTTCAGAGGCTTCACGAGTACTCTGCAATCGTACGAGTCGGAATTGTCTACCGAGATCGGGAGGAACTTTCAAGTAGACAAGATCCTAGATTTGGTTTTCTCGGTGTATATACCAAAGTACCAATTGGATAGGTTGCAAGGTCTGTTTACCTTTTTTAAGCAGTGCTTCACTTCACCTGCGGATGCGGAGCTTTTCTCGGCTCTCATTAAATTGGAGCTGTCGGTGTTACGGTATTATGTTGTCAATGCATTGAAATCTGGAAGACAAGACAAAGTAGTTGAATTCTTCGGTGCTAATGGCAATTATCTGCTGCAGAAGCGTGAAGACTGGCAAGCATGGTTTG CTATGCCATATATCACGAGCCCAAGCTTGGATCCACAATTCCGTGTATATTTCTCCAAAGAATGGTCGGACACTTTGATTCTTTCATTCCGAAATTTTTTGAGCGGGATATTTAATGGTCTTC GAATTCCAGCTCTTCTCAAAATTAGCACTGAAAAGAATACCATTAAATGCCTAAAGAACGACATAAAGCAACTGAATAACAAATTATCAGAGCTACAAGCATTGTTAGAGATGAAGGAGACTGAAATATCTCAGTTGAGAAG GAATAGTACTGGTGTTGATTTGGGCAACATGAATGTTCCCAACACTAGTGCAGCTGACTCTTCTCTTGAAGGACAAGATATGCCAGGAGTTTTCGAAGAATCCTCAGCTTCGAGAAGCGCTGCACAGGGTTTTGATTCACAGTCTTCGAGCTCAGTGAAATCTTCTACAAGAGATGAGAAATTGCACAAATCTTTTCAGATAAGCAATGCAG AGAACGAGCAGATTTTGGTGACAGAGGATGACTTTCCAGAAGTGAAAGTGGATTTTCAG GAAACATTTTTAGGCCATAACAGTTCAATTAGCTGCTGTCGATTTTCTGCAtctggatcaaatgttgcaagtTCTTCCGTTGATGGTACAGTGAG AATCTGGACATATGATTCCTCAACACCATCATCCAAAAATGCCACTATATACTGTGGGTCTGAAGTCAGTGCTCTTTCTTGGGAATGCAGATCTGACCGCTTG CTGCTCATAGGCACAGCTAATGGTGGCATTAAAGCTTGGAATGCTGATGCAAAGAGAGTTGTTTGCGACCTCAGTACATCAAAAGACTTTCCCAG TGTGTTAGATTTGAAGTGTAGCCCTGTAGAACCTGTGTTTGTCTCTGCAGCTGCATCTAGACG GCCTGGATCAACTATATTTGACAGAACAGGATTTGCTTCCTTGACTGTATGGCATATGAAAACATGGAAACCTCTG ACAGTTCTACCACTTGGGGAGGACCCACCTGCTATTACTTCAGTTTGCTTCAATCATAATGGAAAAATCTTGGCAGCTTCTGCAACAGATGGGATGATTCACATGTTTG ACATGTCTGCTGGTCTTCAGATCACTGGATGGCCTGCCCATGATTCCCCTGTCAGCTCTGTTCTTTTCGGGCCTGCTGAAACTAGTATATTTAGTTTGGGCTCAGATGGAAAG ATATTTGAGTGGAGCCTGCACAATCAAGGCCAGATTCTTTGGTCAAGAGATTGCAGTAG GTTTTGCAGTCCAGAGAGCTTTAGCAAACGCATGCATGAGATATCATTGGATTCTGATGGCAAGAGGCTGTTGGTTACATCGGGTCTTGTCCGGGCTCCTATATATCAG GTACAAGGCCATGAAAGTGGGCTGAGGACACTTGCTCATAGTGCATCTATTACAAGTGTGGATTGGCACCCGACGCTACCAATGTACATTACTGGGTCTGCAGACAACTCTGTCCGGGTCACATCCATTGTATGA
- the LOC127774117 gene encoding uncharacterized protein LOC127774117 — protein sequence MAAVAATAPATSVTAATFSPSLPLLSRYQLPRAHRAASTVAFAARRFRGVNPSSDRPRGRRASVPAAPTTSAARDDGGGGGGIGALEAELWRLQRRAELRLHRLAAEADEAYRDLRYSARVVGGDRVVLTFRRSSLRFAAAALLWSLALSAAAWALLGWAVRAWQRRGLGWRGGEGAAVVRRRDRSLGGKEVVVAVSSSPVVAPVSRVPEPAREVKRREPKARLPEWWPELREEVVVDQGPGMEKWARLANRLVRAIIDNRITGKDYKYDDAIQLRQLCKISGVKVSFDTENARDSFYRAAINFVLDDCSRAAQDIGAAQISGENPRNFLAGLASNIGLDKFRAATLVCASVAARTRSLFLQCWALEMQGKRSEALEELSKICRIHNMFPPEENSAEMEMVAGGLKKNLQVAERVHLLSLYRSICTAGNIRTAAEALGLSLPDQ from the exons atggccgccgtcgctgccaccgcgccggcgaccTCCGTGACCGCCGCTACCTTCTCGCCATCACTCCCATTGCTCTCTCGCTACCAACTCCCCCGCGCCCACCGGGCCGCGTCCACCGTGGcgttcgccgcgcgccgcttccGCGGCGTAAACCCTAGCAGCGACCGCCCCCGCGGGAGGCGCGCCTCCGTCCCGGCCGCtcccaccacctccgccgcccgcgacgacggcggcggcggcggcggcatcggtgcCCTCGAGGCGGAGCTCTGGCGCCTCCAGCGCCGGGCGGAGCTGCGCCttcaccgcctcgccgccgaggccgacgaGGCCTACCGCGACCTCCGCTACTCCGCCCGCGTCGTCGGCGGGGACCGCGTCGTCCTCACCTTCCGCCGCTCGTCCCtgcgcttcgccgccgccgcgctcctctgGTCGCTCGCGCTCTCCGCCGCGGCGTGGGCGCTGCTGGGGTGGGCCGTCCGCGCCTGGCAGCGGCGGGGCCTGGGGTGGCGCGGAGGGGAAGGCGCGGCCGTAGTGCGGAGGAGGGACCGCAGCCTGGGTGGCAAGGAGGTGGTGGTCGCCGTGTCGTCGTCCCCGGTGGTGGCTCCAGTCAGCCGTGTGCCTGAGCCGGCAAGAGAGGTCAAGAGGAGGGAACCAAAGGCAAGGCTTCCCGAATGGTGGCCGGAATTgagagaggaggtggtggtggatcaGGGGCCAGGGATGGAAAAGTGGGCGAGATTAGCGAATAGATTGGTCCGAG CAATCATTGATAATAGAATCACAGGGAAGGATTACAAATATGATGATGCAATTCAA CTAAGGCAATTATGCAAGATATCAGGTGTAAAGGTCTCTTTTGACACAGAGAATGCTCGTGATTCTTTCTATAGGGCGGCAATAAACTTTGTTCTGGATGATTGCAGCAg AGCAGCACAAGACATTGGAGCAGCACAAATCAGTGGGGAGAATCCAAGGAATTTTCTTGCTGGTCTTGCTAGCAATATTGGATTGGATAAATTCCGTGCTGCCACACTTGTTTGTGCATCAGTTGCTGCTCGCACACGTTCTTTGTTCTTGCAATGCTGG GCACTAGAGATGCAAGGAAAACGGTCAGAGGCTCTAGAGGAGCTCTCAAAGATTTGTAGAATTCATAACATGTTCCCTCCAGAGGAAAATTCT GCGGAAATGGAAATGGTTGCTGGTGGACTTAAGAAGAATTTACAAGTTGCGGAAAGGGTTCATCTCTTATCTCTATATAGGAGCATCTGTACTGCTGGTAATATCAGAACTGCTGCAGAAGCTCTTGGCCTG AGCTTACCAGATCAATGA